The genome window actttgtgattAAACTAGAAGCCACAGAGTCGTCTACTTTCGAACCTTTAGAAacgaaccaaaaaaaaaatccatcaggATGGTACTCTTGTGGGAAGACATCCTTTTGTGCTAAAAGTAGGTAAAGACCTGCCCAGGAATGGTAAACTCCAAATTTGGGATGAGGGTACAGAGCCAGGGAGGGCGTGAGAGGAGGGAGCACACACTTGGACGTGGGTGTGTGAGAGTATCGTTTTTCGAGTCTCCTGGGACaaccgtaacaaagtaccaccaaCTGGCTGGCtcatgaacaacagaaatttactctctcagttctggaggctagaaatcagCAAGACCAAGCTCCTCTGACACCCTGGGTGGcatccttcctgcccctcctggcTTCTGTTGGTGGCTGGtcatccttggcattccttggagGCGTGCTTTGCCTGTGTCTGCCTCCGTTGTCACATGGCTGTCTCCTCTCTGCAGCTGTGTCCAAATCTttatcttcttataaggacatcagtcatattggattagaggcTGCCCCActccatgacctcatcttaactaatcatATCTGCAGTGACCCTATTGCCAAATACGGTCACATTTtgaggttctgggggttagggcttcaagatTTTCTTTGGAGGGGACAAAATTCAACCGGTAACATCAGTGCTTGTCAAATTACTCCCTAGAATTTTTAAGCTGCCCCAAACATTCCATTAAAGGCTGAAGTCTCTGAGAGGGTTCCCCAGTAAGTTAAGCATAGAATTGCCATCTGACCCAGCAAGTCTGCTTCTCAGGATCGACCCAGAAGTGAGggcaggtgttcaaacaaaaacctgtacatgcaTGTTCTCAGCTGTACGATTCACAGCAACCAAAAGGTGGGAACAACCCGAAGGGCCATCAACAGAtgctggataaacaaaatgtgggccatccacacagtggaatattattcagccaggagaaggaatgaagcactgacatgcactacaatgtggatgaactttgagaacacgatgctcagtgagagaatcCAGACACCAAAGGACACGCAgcatgtgattccatttatatgaaatgtccagaacaggtagatccagagacagagagtgaatTTGTGGGACTTCTctagtggtctagtggttaaggctccgggcttccaatgcagggggcatgggttccacccctggtcggggaactaagatcccacatgccacgtggtgtggcccaaaaaaaaaaaaaaaaaaaagtggatttctggttgccaggggctggggagagtaGGCTTAGGACCCCAACAGAGGGTCCTGGCCTGTTTCCCTCCAAAAGACACACAGGCACAAGCTTGAAattcaaattccatttttatttaaaaagtccaATTGAGCAGTGGCAAAGGGGCCCCCTCCACGGGGGTCCCTCAGCTGGATGAGGGTAGGGTGGTCAGTACCAGCCCCCCCATTCTGGGGTAGAGGGCCCCGCCCGGAGTGTGAGAGTGTGTCCCTGCGGCGTGCCTGGCCGTGTGGGCACTTAGGGTGGCACCTGCCAGGCAGGAGTCCCAGTGTGTCAGGTGTGGGTTTTCTCTGCCCTGTGTCCAGGGACTGGTCCTGGAGAGCCGGTGTAGGGTGTGTAACTCTCCCCACACTGGGCGGATGAGCGGCTGCGGGTCTCCTCCTGTCCCGGGTCACGCTGTCCATGTGTGCTGTTCCCACATCCGTGTAGTGTGACGTGCCCTGTGGTGGACCCTGGGGCCATGGGGTTCTGTGCACTGTGCGTGGTGGGCGATTTTTCTGGGTTGGGGTGCTGGGGAGACTGATAGCTAGAGGGATGCTGTAGAAATTTAATTTTAGGGGGGCTGGAGCCCCCAAGGTGCAGGACTGGGCCTGGCCCCAAAGGATGGACCCACACCCCTCCtccatggggtgggggtgggggaggggccgtgACCAGGGCTTGGTCTTCTCTGGATCATGGGGCAGCAGACACCCTCATAGATGCTCACTGTGACAGAAGGGAGGAGATCTGTGAGGGGGGACCCCCATCATCTCTCaaccccacccccttcctgggTACCCTAGAGGCCATCCTTCTCTGCTCCTTCAGATGCCAGGGTGGGGAGCCTGGAGTTGATCCCACCTATCCTGGGCAGCTGGGAGGCACCCAGAAAAACCCACCCCGAAGCTTTGGGGAAGCTCGGGTCCCCTGGGCCAAGGGAGTGCTGGATGATTCACCAGAGTCGTAATAGAGTACCAGGCCGAATCAGCGCCCCCAGGGGCTAGGCCATTAGCCACCTGCATCAAACCAGCCCCACCTAATAGATCCCGCATGGGCTGTGCCCTCCGAAAAAGAGCCGGCAGCCAGATCCCACTGGGCAGCGCCCACAGACCCCAGAAACCCCGCTGGAGGCCTAAAGCTAGTCTATTTCGCCGGGTCCCGCCAGCGAAGGTCTAGCCTGAGGCAGCCCCTACTCAAGGCAGCCCCAGCTGGGCTGAACGGGCCTGGGGGCAGACCGGCTGGGGCACACACCTGGCGACCTGGGCCAGGATCTCCTTGATGCGGACGATGAGCTTCTCGTGCTGCGCGGGGTCGCGCTCTATGGCACCGTGCAGCCGCGCCATGTAGAAGTCCAGGGTGCTGAGCGTGGGCGTCTCGCCTgtgcctgggggggggggggacccgTCAGCCGAGCCCAGCGGAGGAGTCACCGCGGTGGGGTCTCCACcgaagcagaggtcagagggtGGGGGTCTGTAAGCGCGGGGTCCTGGGGAGAGGGTCGGGAGCGCACTTCAGTGGGGCCGGGCGGGCGCGGTCAGGGTGTCTGGACCCGGGGAAATCAAGGTCAGCTGTGGCAGGGGTCAGATGAAGCAAGTTGGAGAGGGCGGGGTCGTGATGGGGGGGGGGATGCGGAGgctagtgggggaggggaaattggCCCAGCTCAGCTGAGGAAAGAACGCGGAAGACTGGCATGAGGGGAGGGGTCAGAGGCGGGGCGCGAGAGCCAGCGTGGGCGGGGCTGGCGCAGCAAGGTCTGGCAGCGGGGCGGGAGGCGCTCGGGTAGCCGGGAGCGGGGTCCGCAGGGGCGTGGCGaaagggagggaggtgagggttTGTGAAGAGACTGGTGAGGGGGTGAGGGGTAGGGCTCGCGGAGCCGGGCCAGAGGGGGCGGGACTCGCGGTAGCCTGGGCGGAGCCCGAAGTAGTCGAGGGCGGAGTTAGCGGGGCGGGACTCGCGGGGGTGGGAggagcggggcgggggtgggaggagcGGGGCTAGGGTGGTTGGGGGCGGGGCCTCCGCACCCGGCACCGGCAGCGAGGCGAAGCTGGCGGTGAGCGCCTGGCGCACCGCGTGGAGCTGCTGCTGCAGCGCCAGTGTCCGCCGCTCCTCCAGCGCCAGCTCCTGCTCCAGGCGCTCGCGCGCGCTGCTCATGCTCTGCGTGTGCCTCTGCAGCACCGCGTTCTGCTCCTCGAAGGCCACGTTCATCTTCCTCAGGCGCCGCAGCTCCGCCTCCCGCGCTGTAGGCGGGGAGCCGGGTCAGATCCTGGCGCTTCCCTGCCTTCCCTCAGCCACGCTTTGCCCCTCGCTGTGCCTCACGCCAGGCCTTCCGTCACTGCTCTGCCTCCAGCCCCACACCGCAGCTCTCTGGTCTacgggggcaggggaggaaggcaCCCACTGCCTACCCCCTTGGCGCCCTCTGGGCCCAACACTTGCTCCAAGAACCTGTGGTCAGCGCTCACCTTTGTTTTGGTCCAAGAACTCTTCCGTGAAGATGGGGACGTCGAAAGTGGAGAAGCCGTCACAGTCTCCACCCTGGGACGACAGGACAAGGTGGCAATATTtttgggagagggtgggagggcagcCACACCCCCTCTGGGACATCCCCTAAGCTTGGGAGGGTCTCCTCAGGCCACCTGGGTCAGAGTCCATTTTACAGCCTTCCCATTGTGTGGCTGTCCAGCCTCTGCTTGCACACATCTGGACCGGGCGCTCACTTCATCCCAGGAGCGACGGTGCTCACTCACCCAGAGGTCTAAGTACCTCCAGACCTTTCTTGCCCAGGTGTCCTCCATGGAGGAGGGAAGCTTACCTTGTGTCCATTCAAAAGGGTATTCATGAGCCCGGAGCTGGAGTcctctggtgggggagggaggagggcagggtgaGCCTCCCAGGTCTCCTCGGACCCCACGCTTTGCTCTGCACGtgctgttccccctgcctggaacaCCATCATTCCCCTCCCCTAGTCAGCCCTACTCATCCTGGGTCAAGATCCCCAcctggccccctccccccgcccccgcatcTGTGTGTGCCCAGTCTCAGCGCTGACCAGCCCTATTCACTCACAACTGTCTGGTTATGTGTGTCTCATTCACACGGGACCGTGAGAGCCCTTTGGAGGGGGTAGGTTGGTCTGCCTGTGTCACCTATCTCAGAGCAGGCACTCAgctgcctgggggctggggccCTTCGCACCTTTCTTGATCTTCTTTTCCTGGATCTTCTCTGTGCACATCTTGTAGGCTTCTGACTGCTGGTACGCCCTCAGCTCCTTCATGTACTGCTGCTTCTCCCGCTCAGCCTCGTCTAGGTACCGCTGGCGGGGGCAGCATGAGAAGGCTTGGCCCAGCCCAGGGGCAGGGTAGCCCTCGCAGGGCAAGACCCCATCTCCATCAGTCAGCTCACTGTGCTGCACCTTCCCACAGCGCCCTACTGCCCTCCAGACAAAACCCCACCCTTCAGGCTGCTGCTCAGGCTACCTCCCAACTCCCTGACCTCACCGACCTCATCCCAATTCCAGCCTTTATAAACCACTCCCTGGTGTCTGAATGTCTGCAGGCTCCCACCTCCAGGCTGGACTGCCCTCCCGAACGCATTTTGCTTGTTGAAATCCCAGGGTAGAGGGTGCAAGCTGGTGCTAACGTTTCCTTGAtgtttttgcaatttttaaattaattaccagAACTTAAAAACCATAAAGTTTCTAACAGAAATCCAGCCCCCACCCCTACTTCTTTAGTCTAACgttgtttattaaattttatgtCTATTCCAGCCTACTGCTACTCTCCCCTCCCTTCAACAAGCTGGAGAGAGCTAATGGGTGGTCAGTTCTCCAGGTCCTGGAGTCCAGGAGGAACGAAGGACCCTCCACACCTGTTCCTTTGGGGTAAGTGGCTGCAGGTGGGTATCTGAGTGGGTGAGGGAAGGTCAGTTGTCCCGAGCCGTCCCCACCTGCTTCTCCGCCGGCTGCAGCTTGCTCCACTCGGCGCCCAGCATCTTGGTGATCTCAGGAAAGGGCAGGTCCGGGTGGCGCGTCCGGATCTGCTCGCGCCGCTCGTTCAGGAAGCGCACGTAGCCGGTGACAGGTGCCTTGGGCCCATTCGGCAGGATTTTCTTCCGCTTCTTGCCTTTGGGCCAGCCTCGCTTCTTCACCGGCTGCAGAACCCAGCCTCGCCGTTGGGAGGGGCCTGGAGGGCTGGGGCCGggcccagaggggaaggggcggggccctGAAAGACTTGGGCGGGGCCTAACCACGAGGTAGGACCCAGAAGGCCTGGAAGTATGGCCTGGTCAGGGTTCAGGGTTGGGAGAGTGTGGTTAAGAGACCCCTGGCCAGGGGTAAAGGGATCAGAGAAGTACTGGGGACAGAGGATCAGCCCAGGGTTGGGGCTGGCTTGTGTTGTGGGCGTGGCCTCGTTGTGGCCGTGGCTTCCGTACTGGCTTCGATCCCTGGGCAGTGGGCGGGGCCTGGACTTAGAGTGGCAGTGGAGCTCTTGGGGCGTGGTATCTGGCACGGGGCGGGGCCTCAGCATCTGGAGGGAAATCTGGACTGTGGGCGGAGCCACAACGAATTCAAATTGAGTTCGGGGCGGAGCTTCAAGACTAAGGGCCGCCGCCACCGCAGTGCAGGGACTCTCACCTCCTCCTCGTGGGACCCCTTCTCTCCGGCCCTCAGGCCCTCGCCGCGCTCTTGCTTGACAGCCACCACGAAGCCCCCATGCTGTCCTGGAGCCTTGCCGCTCGCCGGCCTGGAGCCATGGGAAGCCAGGGTCACCCCCACTTCCCAACACCGACGGCGGAGTTGGCAGAGAGGGCCCTGAGTCCTCCCTCAGAGGAGGGCTCTGAGAGGGTCAGGATCCGGGGGTTGAGGCAGAAGCACTAGGGGGGGCCACAGGGGGCGTGGGAGAGACTAGAGCCACGGGACGCCAGGGCCACCCACGCCCCCACGACGCTAACGCTGGCAGCTAGGGGTTCCTGAGTTCAGGAAGCAGGGGTCAGAGGAGGTCAGGATCCAGGGTTCGGGCAAGAGCAGTAGGGGAGGCTAGTAGGGGACCCCTGAAAGGAACTGGAGCCCGGAGGTTTGGGGGGAAGCCCGTGGGGGCCCAAGGGGGAGGGCCTGCTCCAAGTCGGGGAAGTCAAGaccctggggggcgggggtcgAGGAGCTCCAACGGGACGAGGTGGGGGCTAGGCTGCAGCTCCGagtgggctggggggaggggatgtcGCACTCACGCGGCGGCCGCGCCGGGCTGCTTGGGACCGTGGGACATGGCCACTCCCGGCCGCACCTGGAACGTAGACGCGTGGCCGATGAGGGCCGCCCAAGCCGGTGACGACGGGGCCGGGCTGGGGAGCCCCGGAAAGCCGGGTCCGGGGCGCCTGGGGGGGCCGGAACCGGGGGCGGGGAGGCCCTCGAGGGCAGGCGCCCCAAGGATCCTTTGTTGGGCAATCGCCCCCCCAGGAGGCCCAGGTCCGCACCCCCCCGGCCCTGGAAGGGCCCCGCACCGGCCCCTGGACCCCCGTGCCCCCGCCGCCTCGCAGGGCCCCGAGTTCCGCGGCTGTTTTCACCTCCAAAGAAACTTTCCCGGACCTCTCGGCTTCTACGACGCTCCAACCAACCTCCCCGAGCCCGCCCCTGCCGCCCACCCCTGCCGTCCGCCCCGCCCTGTCCCGCCCCCGGCATGCTAATGACGGTTCGGCGAGCGATCGGATTGGGTATGCCCTTCCCCTGGGGCGTGACCATGTAGATGAGGGTCGGCGCGCCCGTTGGTGATTGGCTGGGGCGGCCGCTGAGCCGCGTGGGAGGTAAGTAGGGAACGCTGCGGGCGGGTGCGTCAAGTTCGGCTGCGCTCGGCGGCTCTCGGGACCAATCAGGATGCTTTGAAGCATCGCAAGGAGGAGCTTCTTAAAGGGCCAGTAGGCGCGGCGCGgactcctcctccccctctgaAGGCGAGACTCCCCGCCCCTGCAGGATCCGGGGACCTGTGACTCCGAGTTGAGCCCCGCCCTAGTTACCCTGGGACGGCGGCAGGTTGCTAGGGGAGGGATTAAGGTCTTTCGGAGCAGCCCCTTACCCCACGGCAAGGTGGGGACCTGTTCTTAGCAAACCTGGAGGGGAAATTTCCCGTTTATTGACAGGACTTGTAGCCCCCGACGCCCTCGCCGTGCCCCGCCCTGCTCTGAGCCGGGGGCCTTTGGatgcaggggctactctctttCCTGTGAAGGggcctctgctttctctcctgtGCAATGGAGATTTTGCACGGTGTTCAGGACCAGGAGGCTGGGATGCTGCGAGGATGAGACCGGGAGCTGGGCTGGAAGCATTTAGGAAAAGGTGGTGTGGACAGGAAAATTGCAAGGACCTCGTGAAGATGGAGGGCCAGGAGACTGCCCTGGGATCTTGGGGATCCCCAGGCAGCAGCCTGGTCTTCTTACAGCCTGGACTGGGGTTGCCTCTGACCCCAGGATGCTAGTTGTGGTTACTGGGTGCTCATGATGGCCCATTAGAACCTAAACAATCTGCCGACATCACCTTCCGGCTCTCACCTCCCTGCACTTTCCTCCTCACTCAGCACCGGCTACCTCGATGTTCC of Delphinus delphis chromosome 3, mDelDel1.2, whole genome shotgun sequence contains these proteins:
- the HMG20B gene encoding SWI/SNF-related matrix-associated actin-dependent regulator of chromatin subfamily E member 1-related isoform X1, with translation MSHGPKQPGAAAAPASGKAPGQHGGFVVAVKQERGEGLRAGEKGSHEEEPVKKRGWPKGKKRKKILPNGPKAPVTGYVRFLNERREQIRTRHPDLPFPEITKMLGAEWSKLQPAEKQRYLDEAEREKQQYMKELRAYQQSEAYKMCTEKIQEKKIKKEDSSSGLMNTLLNGHKGGDCDGFSTFDVPIFTEEFLDQNKAREAELRRLRKMNVAFEEQNAVLQRHTQSMSSARERLEQELALEERRTLALQQQLHAVRQALTASFASLPVPGTGETPTLSTLDFYMARLHGAIERDPAQHEKLIVRIKEILAQVASIPLAISLPSTPTQKNRPPRTVHRTPWPQGPPQGTSHYTDVGTAHMDSVTRDRRRPAAAHPPSVGRVTHPTPALQDQSLDTGQRKPTPDTLGLLPGRCHPKCPHGQARRRDTLSHSGRGPLPQNGGAGTDHPTLIQLRDPRGGGPFATAQLDFLNKNGI
- the HMG20B gene encoding SWI/SNF-related matrix-associated actin-dependent regulator of chromatin subfamily E member 1-related isoform X2: MSHGPKQPGAAAAPASGKAPGQHGGFVVAVKQERGEGLRAGEKGSHEEEPVKKRGWPKGKKRKKILPNGPKAPVTGYVRFLNERREQIRTRHPDLPFPEITKMLGAEWSKLQPAEKQRYLDEAEREKQQYMKELRAYQQSEAYKMCTEKIQEKKIKKEDSSSGLMNTLLNGHKGGDCDGFSTFDVPIFTEEFLDQNKAREAELRRLRKMNVAFEEQNAVLQRHTQSMSSARERLEQELALEERRTLALQQQLHAVRQALTASFASLPVPGTGETPTLSTLDFYMARLHGAIERDPAQHEKLIVRIKEILAQVASEHL